The DNA window TCGGCAACGGCCTTCTTCTCTCCGGCTGGTTCGGACGTGGGCCTGGGTTGCTGTGTGCGCGCCATCAGCTTGGTGGGCTTGTTGCCGTGGATGTCGATAATGAGCCGATATGGGTTCGGCAACAGGAAAGCCGAGTAGTCGCCAACATCGTCGCCGACTTCGAGCACAACGCGGGTGAGGCCGGGAGCGAATTGTCCGACGCGGATCTTCTTGAGGAAGCCGTCGTCCACGTCGAGGGTTTTGCCCTTGAGGACAGAGGAGAGCTTCGTGTCTTTCAGGTCGAAGTAGATGCGATCGGGATTCGGAATGCGGCCGAAGTCGTACTGGATTTCCTGCTCAAGATCGATGGCGATGCGAGTGTAGTCGGGGGTGGACCAGTGGCGGACGCCGGTGACAAGAGTCCTGGTCGCCGGGCGATCGGCTGGCTCGGCTGAGACTTCGGCTACGGTGGCCTTTTTGTCGGCTGCGCCGGTTTGTTTTTCTGCCGCAGGCTTCACGGACTCCCGAGTTTTTGCCGAGGCAGCCTTGGCGGCCTGCGCTTCTTCGTCTTCGATTTCCTTCAGTGCGGCACGAGCGTCAGCAATGAGCTCGGTGTTGGGATACCGCTTTACGAATTCCTGGAGAGTTTCCTTGGCCTTGGCGTTGTCGTTGAGGTCGTCGCGATAGATCTGCGCGATGGTGAACAGTGCTTCCACGCGATACTTGCTGCCCGGATACTCCTTGCGGAGAAACTCGTACTGACCGATGGCATTCGTCAGGGATTCGGTGCTCTTGAAGGTGCGGCCCTGCTCGACCAGGAGTTCGGCGACGGCGGCCACACTGGCATCAGCCTTGGTAGAGGTCGGCGCGGTGTAGTAAACCTTGCGGTAAGCCTCGATAACCTTTTTGTAATCGGCGATTTTGCGGTCCTTCGCGGGCCGGCCATTGAGCGCTTCGCGCATGCGTTCGGCATTTTCGAACTGGGTGCGCGCAATTTGTTTCTTCTGGGCAACGGTGAGCGCTTGTGCGGGAGATGTCAGTAATGCGATCGCCACGAAAGCAGAAAGCAAGCGGCAGATGGCGGAGTATTTCGTGTTGGCCCGTGAGTCCCTATTCATTCCGTATTGGTAATCCTGAGCACCCCGTTCGGGTTACGAGAAATCCGGATAGGTGCGGCGGTCGAAGTAAAGAACCGGCCCGGCGCACCGTTCCAGTAAAGTTCGGTAATTCTTTTTACGTAGTCTCTCGTTTCCCGGTACGGAGGCACGCCGTTGTTACGGTTCACCGCACCTTGTCCGGCGTTATAAGCAGCCAGCGATAACGGGACGTCACCGTTATTATTCGCGAGCAGTTCCTTAAGATGCCGAACACCTGCTTCCACGTTTTGTTTCGGATCGAATGGATTCGTAACATTCAAGCTGCGGGCAGTGGCGGGCATTAACTGCATCAGGCCCATCGCGCCCTTGCGGGATACGGCCCGCGAATTGAAATTGGATTCGACTTTGACGATCGCCCGAACCAGATTTGGGTCCACGTTGTGCTTTTGGGCGGCTTCCTCGATGGCGCGGTCGATCTCGGCGGATGAAACCTGGTATCCAGTTGCCAAAGTACGGTAGTTCGGGTTGTCGGAGGCACCCCGACCCTTCGGTTGGGAAGAAACGTAACTTTGGACTTCGGCGGCCGCGCTTCGGGCGGCAGTCAGAGCCGCGTAGGAGGGTCGCTTTACAGGAATCCAACGGCGCTCGGCGTTACTCCAGTAGACGTAGCGGGCAGACGACCGTGGCGCGGTGCGAGCGGAGGCCTTGGTGGGACGCACGGGAGCGCTTTCGTCGTTTACGTAAACGGTGCGCCCGTTCTCGTCGCGAATGGCAGTGATGCGGTCGCCGGCCTGAACGCTTGGAAGCACAGTCAATCCCAGGAAGAGGAACAAGGAGGCGCGGAGAAGAGAAGCGTGAATTCGCGTCGGCCGCAGCCGGATCTTTCGCCAAGAAAACATGAACACTCCTTCCCTTGGCGCACCAACCTGGGCGAACCGTGCGCGATATACCAAGCTACTTCGAAGACATCTACCAGAGTAGGAGGATTATAGCCCTGACGGGAACGGGCTTCAATCCGGCGAAAGGCAGGGAATCAACCAAGTGAACGCCCCTAAACGACTGAAATTTCATGGAATTTCGGCAACGCGGACGGCCGGAGTAGCGGAAGGACTAAGTACCATTGGGCGAGGGTACCAGCCCCCCAGAGCCCGATTTCCAGCCAACCGGGAGAGGGATGAGGGCGCATCCCATCACGAAACAGTTATAAGCAAGCCCTCTATATCGCTCGACCTAACAAATTGGGGAATTCATGTTGCTGGGAGATCTACGCTCGTTTCGCCGGCTTTCGCCAGCGTTTTCGTTGAGAGGCACAGTCTTCTGCTGGGAGTGTTCGCTGTGTCACAAGCTGTTCGTGCCGGTACCCCATGACTCGCCTGCGAGCGGGGAGGAATTGGCCCGGATCTCGTCGGAATTCAACCAGCACGATTGCGCGATCCAATTTGCGGTTGGCCGGGACCGTCGAAAAAAAGCACTCGTTGCGTAAGGAAAAGTCCTACTTTCGGAAGCGCGCGGCCGCACCTTCCACGACACTCAAAAGATGGTCGGTGCTTATCGGGTAAGTGAGGAAGGCGCTGGCCCCGACGCTCTCCGCCTGGCTGCGTGCAATGGATGTCGCCTCGGTTCCGGTATGAAAAATGACTGCCGCGTGCTTGGTACGTTCGTCTGATTTGATCTGGCGGCAGACTTGGTACCCATTGATACCTGGCATGTTGATGTCCAGCAAAACTACCTGCGGAGCGTGCTGGCTGGCGAGGTCAAGGGCTTCTTCGCCGTCCTTGGCGAGAATTACCTCATAGCCTGCGTTCTGGAGAATTTTCCCCATGGCATAGCGGTGCGCTTCGTGATCGTCAACGACCAGGATCTGAATAGACATGAGAGTTAAGGGCGAGCTCTGCTCATGATACCCAGAACAGAACTATTTGCAACACTTGTGCGGCAAGATTAAGGGAAAATTCCGGGTAAGGAGTTCCGGGGGGCAAGGTATGGAGCCGACGATCGGACTTGAACCGATGACCTGTCGATTACGAATCGACTGCTCTACCAACTGAGCTACGTCGGCCTGATTCGATTTTATCTGTCGCTGTCGAAATCGTAAAGATGCCCTCGTTGCGATACCCTGTTTGCCAGACTCACCGAAGTACCATGCTTTGCCGCGGAGCGAAAGATGCGTGAGTTTCAGGTGTTGTTTGACGATGGAGAGCCCAGTTCGATTGAGAGCGATGTCCTTCGTCCGTATGGTCGATTGGGGTTCCCTGCGCCGCCGGAAGGCCGGCCTTGGATCTACGCGAACTTTGTACAGTCGATGGATGGAATCACGTCACTCCTGGGACGGCACGGGTCGGGTGGGGACATTTCCCAATCGTCAGAGGACCGCTGGCTGATGGATGTGCTGCGCGCGCACGCCGATGCCGTCATCATGGGACTGAACACGCTTGTGCACGAACGCGTTTACATGGGGAACCCGAGGGGGCCGGTGTTCCGAATCGCGAATGCCGAGGTGCAAGAACTTCGGAAAATACTTGGGCGGGTAAAGTTCAAGAACGTATTTGTGACGAATTCGGCGAACCTGGAATTGGCAGACTTTCGCGTTTTCGACAGCGAAGAGGTGGATGCCTTCGTGGTCACCACGACGGCGGGGGCGTCGCGATTGCGCGCACAACGGCATCCGATGGTGACGATCATCGAGTCAGGGGAATGGCCGCGGGTTGATCTGCAACGAATGGTGAGGCTTCTGCGGGAACAACTAGGAATCCGCTACCTTCTGTGCGAAGGCGGGCCGACGTTCTACGGATCGATGGCAAAAGCTGGATTGATCGACGAAAAGTTTGTCACCGTGGCACCCGTCGAGGTAGGACAAGCCGCTCCACCGGAGCAGGAGATGGCGGAGTTCGACAAGACACGGTTGCGACCGAACACCTTCACCGGGCCTGGGTTCACGAAGGAAAAGATGTCGCGATGGAAATGGCTGAGTTGCCGGAAGGCCGGCGATCACGAGTTCAATCGATATCGATTGCTGAGAAACTTATAGCCTAGAAGGGCCGATTACTGCTTGGCGGCCGCTTGTGTTTGTCCGTCTCCTCGTCGGGCGAGGGAGGCTCCGCGGTGAGGGTTGGGCCTTCGTCTGGCAGGGAAGGCGTCTGTGCGCGTCCTCCGTCGTGTTTCAATTCACGCAGAATGTCATCGCGGTCGCGTCCGGTGTAATCACGGGCGAAACGTGTTAAGGCCAGTGTGACCACGTCCGAGTGGTGGACGCGATCCATCCCTCTTTCCTTGGTAATGCTCAACCACAGACGATGCACCAGGTGAACGTCTTCCGACTTCATCGTCGGCGCGTGGGGACCGATGCGGAAGGTGTCGACCGAAATGTCGGGACGCACCACCTGCAAAACGAACTGGCGCTTGGGTTCGGGCGCGGCTTCCCATGCCCGACCGAGGTTGAATGCCTGTTCCTGAGAGCTCATCCGGCTGGAGAGGCCGATTATTACGGCGGAAGACTGCATGGCATTGGCCGTTTGCACGATAGCTGACCACGGATCGCGGGCCGGAACCACCAGCAGGGAAATGCGCTTGCCAGCCTTTTCAGCAACGGAGACAGCACGAGTGAAGAGCGTTTGCTCGTAATCGCTGAATATCTGCTCCATGGCAAGGTCGGACGTGCCGGTCCCGAAACGGCTAATGCGGGCCGACATGACGACAATGTCGTCCTTGTCCGTGTCGGTATGTTGCAGCGCCCACAGCAGGTGATACATCGCGTTGTAATCGCGAACGGCGACGAGCACGTTATTCGGGCGAACACCCACGGAGTCCGTAGCGACATTGTCCCGATGTAGTAACTGGAAGTGTTCCCGCATCTGCCGCTCGGCGTCGGCATGCTTGCGCTTGTTCACCTTCTCCGAAATGGTGAAGATGGCAAAGAACACGCCGGCGAAGATGAGACCACTTACCGTCGCGACCGACTTCGTAAACAGGTTAATGATGGCGGTGGAAACCAGGACAAAGCAGACGGACGCGAGTCCGACGGGAACTTCGAAATTTCCAATCTTGAAGTTGGGTGGGACTTTCCAGCCACGTTCGCCCTTGTACTTGAAGCGCAGCAACAGCATCGACGTGCTGTTGAAGACGAAGCTCCACATTACGCCGAAGGCATAGGCTTCGCCCAATAGGTAAACATCGCCCCGGCTCACAAAGATGATGATCAACTGGAAGATCACCACCATGTTGATGTTGCGGTAGCTGGTGCCGTAGCGCTTGTGCGGTTTACGGAACCAGTCGGTAAGCACGCCGTCTTCGGAGACGCGGTTGAGGACGCCGTTGGAGCCGACTATGGCAGTGTTAATGGCTCCCGAAAGAATCAGGAAACCGACGAACACCACAAAGACGCGGAACAGGATCTTCAGGAATTGCGGGCCTACCAGGTACATCGCCAACCCTGCAATCAGGTTGTCTTTGTAGACCGGCACGCGGACTGCGTCGGGAATCAGCATCACCGCCAGCAACGAAACAATGCCGGTGAAGATGAAGCTGTAGATGGCAATGATGAGCGCTGTGCGCTTCAGGTTCTTGAGTTTGGGGTGAGCGATTTCGCGGTAGACCTGGGCAAGGCTCTCCTCACCGCTCATGGCCAGCACGGAGTGGCCGAAGGCCATCATGATGCCAATCAGGGGGAAGAGCTTCCAAATATCGCTTCCACTCAGGAAGCCTAATGCGTGCTCCGCGAAATTGAGGTTGCTCGGAATCGGGGCGGGAGGAAGTTGCCAGTCCTTACGAATGAGCAGCGTTATGCCGGCCCAACTGAGCAGGATGACCACCATGACGGTGGTAATCTGCATCACGCGCAGGGCCTTCTCGCTTGATTCCTCAATGCCCTTGATGTTCTGCCACCAGTAGTAGATCGTGACGATCGCGGCAAGGGTGACGGCCACCCAGTTCACGGGGACTTGCGGAGTCCCACCGAATGCCTGGTGAATGCTCGGGGGTATGAATCCTACGGAATCGGCGTAGGCCAGCAGTTCGTTTAAAAGGCCTCCGAGGTATTGGCCGGCAGAAACGCCTGAAATTGGCCCGGTCAGGACGTAGTCGAACATCAGCGCCGAAACTGCCGCCTTGGCGAAACCGCCGCCGATGGCTTCCTTAACAATGCGGTACACGCCGCCGCGCACAAACATCGAGCAGCTCTCGACGTACACGGCGCGCACCGCGAACGAGAAGAGCATGACGCCGATAATGAACCAGGGCGCGGTTTTTCCGATGGCCTGCTCGGCGATGCCGCCGGCGTAAAAGGCCGACGAGCCGAGGTCGTTTAGAATGACGGCAGCCGCTCTCCAATAGGAGATGAACGTCAGCATCACCGACGTTGCGACTACGATTCGTACACGATCGGATGAAGGCGAGTTTGGCGGCGCAGTGGAGCCCATCGTTAGTACACCCGGAACACCCGGGTGCGGCAGTACCGTAAGCGACTTATCTTAAATGCAAATCGCTCCAGTGACGAATCAGAATGCGAATGCGGCCGAGCGGAGTTTTGAGCTCCGCAATGTAAGAGGCTGGATACCCTGGACTCTTGCTTTCTTTTCCGGGGTTCTCCAGGTGCTTATCTTCCCGCTCCCAAATTGGACATTCCTCTGCTGGGTTGCGCTTGCCCCATTGTTTGCGGCCGCATTGCTGGCGGGTAATCGCTATTCGGGACGGCCTCTGCGGGCAGCAATGCACGGCTTTCTGGTGGCGTGGGTGAGCGGTATCACTTTCTATGCCGGATCGTGCTACTGGGTGTACCACGTGATGTTCCTCTACGGCGGCCTGAGCGCTCCGCTCGCCGGAGGGGTGCTGGTTCTGTTCTGTCTATACGTGGGCCTGGTGCACGGAATATTCGGCGCGCTGCTCGCATTCATGGCTTCGCGGGCCGGGTGGGGGATACGTGCCCTGCTTCTGGCGCCCTTCTTCTGGGTGGCAGCGGAGTTGTTCCGCGCTCGGGTGATCGCCTTCCCGTGGGATCTTCTAGGAACCGTGTTGGTGGATAACATCCCCATGTCGCGAATTGCCACGGTAACGGGGGTTTATGGGCTGTCGTTTGAAGTGGCCCTTATGAATGCCACCTTCATCGGAATCCTGTTGATGAACCGGAAACGGCGCACTCTGGGCCTTGCGGCATTCATCTTCATGTTCGGTATTCTCGAGACAGGTTCCTTCCTGCCGGCGCCCGAGAGCACCTCCAGCGGAACCGCGCGGATCGTTCAGCAGAACCTGCCGCTCAACCTCGACTGGACCCCCGAGTTCTATGAACAAACGCTGGCCGACCTGAAGAAGTTGAGCATCATGCAACCGGGAGAGGGTATGCCCGGTGACCCTCTGCCGGACTTGGTGGTCTGGCCGGAATCGCCGGCGCCATTCTTTGAGAACGAGCCGCGGTACCGGCAGACGCTCAGCGACATTGCGCGGGAATCCCGGGCGTACGTACTGGCTGGAATGTTGGGTACGCGGCACGGTACGGAACCGGCTCAGGAACTCTTCAACTCAGCCGAGTTGATTGATCCGAGCGGAGAATGGATCGCCCGCTACGACAAGATTCATCTGGTGCCCTTTGGCGAGTATGTTCCTTTGCAGAACCTGTTGAGTTTCGCGAAGAAGTTGACGAAGGAAGTGGGCAATTTTGTTCCGGGAACGGAACGGATGGTGCTGCCGGTCCACACCTACAAGCTTGGAATTTTCATCTGTTACGAGTCGATCTTTCCGGACGAGGTGCGGCTGTTCGCGCGCGACGGCGCGGGCCTGCTGGTGAACATTTCCAACGACGGCTGGTTCGGGAATACAGCGGCACCGATGCAGCATCTACGCATGGCTCGGATGAGGGCGATCGAGAACAATCGCTGGGTCGTGCGTTCTACCAACACGGGAGTGAGCGGCTCAATCGACCCGCTGGGGCGCGTTGTGAAGCAGCTCCGGCGTAACGTTCGCGTTGGGCTCGACGTCCCTTATGGCGTGATTACCAGCACCACTTTCTACACTCGACATGGAGATTGGTTCGCGTGGACGTGTGCGATAATCAGTATCGGAGCTCTATTTTTGCGCTCACCATTTCGAACCGGTGTATCTACCTAATGTTGGAAGAACTGGAACAGCAATACAGCGCCCTCCGCGACAAGGTTCGTGACCTGCGGGAGTATCTTTGACCCCTCCAAAGCCCGCGGCCAGCTAAACGAAATCGAAAAACACATTGCAGACCCTGCTATTTGGGCGAACCCTGAACGCTCCCAGTCGCTCATGCGCGAGCGCAAGCGCCTGGAAACCATCCTGAACACCGAGGAAGAGCTGGGCCGCCGGGCATCAGAGATCGAAACGTACTTTGAGTTGGCCCGGGAAGGCGAACACGTCGAGTCGGAGTTGAAGGGTGAAGTAAATGCGCTCAGTCAACAGGTCGAGAAACTCGAGACGGAAACCTTGCTCTCGGGTGACAACGATATGCTGAACGCGATTGTGACCATTCATCCCGGCGCGGGCGGCACTGAGTCGCAGGACTGGGCGGACATGCTGCTGCGTATGTACCTGCGCTGGGCGGAGCGACAGGGCTTCGGCACCAGTGTTTATGACTATCAACCCGGCGAAGAGGCGGGGCTGAAGTCGGTGACGTTCTCGGTCACCGGAGAATATGCATTCGGATTGCTGACCAGCGAGATCGGCGTCCACCGGCTTGTGCGGATCTCGCCATTCGATCAGGCAAAACGCCGGCATACATCGTTCGCCAGCGTGTTCGTGTCGCCGGAGATCGACGACTCGATTGACGTGGTGATTCGTGCGGAAGACCTGCGGATTGATACATACCGTTCCGGCGGCCGGGGTGGGCAGCACGTCAACACGACGGACTCGGCAGTTCGGCTGACGCATATCCCCACCGGCATTGTGGTGGCCTGCCAGAACGAGCGCTCGCAGCACAAGAACAAGGAGCGCGCCATGAGCGTGCTTCGTTCGAAGCTGTACGAGTACGAGATGGAGAAGAAACGGGCAGAAACGAAGAAGATTGAAGAATCCAAACTCGATATCGACTTTGGCTCGCAGATTCGGTCATATGTACTTGCACCCTACCGAATGGTGAAAGACCACCGCACGAAGGTGGAAGTCGGCGACGTGGATCGGGTGCTGGATGGAGATCTGCAGCCGTTTATCAGCGGGTATCTGCGCATGCGGCGCAACGAATCTCAGGGTGGGACGGCAGTCTCGGCATAAGCAATGGCTTCAGGAGCGCAATCTCTCAGTCGACAGCACTTCATCCGCCGGGGTCTGCGTCTTGAGTACCTGACCCTCGGGTGGAATTCTCTCGAGGCGGTCATCGCCGTAGTGGCGGGACTTACGGCGGGCAGCATTGCGCTGGTCGGGTTCGGCTTCGACTCTGTCGTCGAGTGCCTGTCAGGAGCTGTACTCGTGTGGCGGCTGCGCACGGATGCGGAACTGCATCGGCGTGAGCGCGTGGAGGCGGTTGCCCTCCGGTTGGTCGGGGTGAGCTTCCTTATTCTTGGAGCTTATGTCGCGTGGGAAGCGATTGCCACGTTGATCGAGCGGGAGGCACCAGAGCATAGTCCTCCCGGTATCGCGCTGGCTATCGCATCATTGATCGTGATGCCGCTCCTTGCACGAGCGAAGCGCACCGTGGCAAAAAGCATAAGCAGCAATGCCATGCATGCTGATTCGCGACAGACGGATATCTGTGCCTATCTTTCGGCAATCTTACTGGGCGGACTCGTTCTGAACGCAGCCCTGGGATGGTGGTGGGCTGACCCGTTGGCTGCACTCATCATGACGCCGATTATTCTGAAAGAAGGGGTCGACGCGATTCGCGGCAAGAATTGCGGATGCGAGTGGCCACTCGCGGAATCGGGCTGCACGGACGGATGTCATGAGTAGCATTACGACGTTTACGGAAAACCCGCGACTTACGCAGCGTTTCAACGATGCGCTGGTGTTTACGGCTGAGCTGCACTGCCGGCAAACGCGTAAGGGCGGAGACCAGATCCCATACATCTCGCACCTGCTCGGAGTCGCTTCGCTGGTGATCGAAGCCGGCGGGGATGAGGACATGGCGATTGCCGCGCTCCTGCACGACGCAGTTGAGGACCAGGGCGGCATGGAGACGCTGGAACGAATCCGCGAACGTTTTGGAGAGCGTGTAGCTCATGTGGTTGTCGGCTGTACAGATGACTTCACGGGGCACAACAGAACCGCCTGGTGCGACCGGAAGACGAAGTACATCGAGCACCTGCGCGAAGAATCCGACGAAGAGACCAGGATTGTGTCGCTGGCCGACAAGGTCCATAACGCACGCACCATCCTGCTGGACTACATCGAGCAGGGAGACGCGGTGTTTGCACGCTTCCGTGCACGCAAGGACGGCACGATCTGGTACTACCGCTCGCTTGTGGATGCATTTCGCTACGCCGAGGAGAAGCGTCCGATCCAGCACCATGCGCGTGGTCACGAGCGATTGCTCCGGGAACTGGATCGGCTCATTGGAAAGCTGGAACAAAGAACGAATATTGACGGTCGGAGCGTCAATCCATGTCGAGGATGATCGAACTGATCCGGCAATCGGCTGTGCCGGCTACAGTGATGCGTTCGGCGGCACGAGGTGCGTTGTCCTTGCCTGCCGGGGAGATGGTCGAAATCCTTGTGTACCTGAGCCACAATCCCACGTTTTCGGACCAGGCGAGACTTTCGTTGGCGGGCTTCGATTTGGAATCGATGAAGCAGGTTGCAAGCGACGCGAAAACCCCTGTAGAAGTTTTTGAGTATCTCGGTGTGCCAGAAAATGTCCGTCCCGCCATCTTGCCGATTCTGCTGGATAATCCCGCCTTGCCGCACCATGTGCTTCTACAACTTGCGTTAAGCCATTCTCAGGAAATCCTTTCTGTGATGGCCGGTAACAAGCGAGTGCAGGCAGACCTTCCAGTGTTGCGAACGCTGTTCTCGAATCATGCGCTTCCGCTCGATGCCAAAGCGCAGATTGAACCGTTACTGAATGCTTCGGATCATGCGGGGAAGGACTCCGAATACTCAGAGGAGGACCTGCTCGAGATCGAGGGAGACATCGCCAGGTACCTGACCGAGCATGCGACAGAAATTGCGGCAGAGGAAGCCAAAGGTTTTGAACTTATTGATCTGACGGAAGAAGAAAAGCACGAACTGGTTGCACATAAAGAGAAGGAACACGCGTCCGCCGAGGATCGCAAGCGCATGTCGCCGCTGCAGAAGATCGCTTCGATGACGGTTGGCGAGCGCGTCCAACTGGCGATGAAGGGCAATCGCGAAGAGCGCTACATTCTGATCCGCGACGGGTGCAAAGTCGTATCGTCAGCGGTACTGGAATGTCCGAAGTTAACGGATCAGGAAGCGGAGACCTTTGCGGCCATGAAGAACGTGCAGGAGACAGTGCTGCGCGGGATCGCCGGGAAGCGGAAGTTCATGAAGTTGTACCCCGTGGTGCGGGCGTTGTCTTCGAATCCGCGCTGTCCGCTGGATGTTGCCTTGCCGATGCTCAAGAATCTGCTGGTGCAGGACCTGCGCAACCTTTCCATGAACAAGAACGTCTCAGACACGCTGCGGAAGGTTTCCTTCAAGATGTTCAAGGAAAAGAGCAGCACGAAGAAAGACCAGTAAGATGGAGGACAAGTTGCCGGAAACCGATCCCATGCTGAACGTATTGAAACAGGCGAAAACGATTGCGGTCGTTGGATTGTCGGACAACCCACTTCGCTCAAGCTACGGCGTCTCCGCGTACATGCAATCGCAGGGCTACCGCATCGTCCCCGTAAACCCGAACTGCGACTACGTGCTCGGCGAGAAGTCATATGCTTCGCTGCTCGATATTCCGGAGAAGGTGGACATCGTGAACATCTTCCGCCGCTCCGAATACGTGCCGGCTATTGTGGAACAGGCAATCCAGATCAAGGCTCCCGCTATCTGGATGCAGGAGACCGTCGTTCACGCCGAAGCCGCTGAAAAGGCACGTAAGCAGGGCATTTTTGTGGTGATGGATACCTGCATTCTGAAGGAACACCGCAGGCTCGTGCGCTAGCTTTTGCTTCTGATTTTCCGGATTTCTTCCATTCGGTCGCGAATCCGCTTTTCTATACCTTGATCCGTGGGGTAGTAGTAGCGGCGTCCGCGCAGGTTGTCGGGCAAGCACTCCATGTTGGCGACCTTCTCTTCGTAGTCGTGCGCGTACTCGTAGCCTTTTCCGTATCCCACATCCTTCATCAAGCTGGTAACCGGGTTACGCAGGTGCAACGGAACAGGATCGGCGGCGGTGTGTTCCACATCCGCTTTTACAGCGCCATAAGCTGTATAGAGTGCATTTGATTTCGGCGCCAGCGACATGTAAACAACTGCTTCGGCGAGCGCCAGGTTTCCTTCCGGCAGCCCGATGAAATCGACAGCTTCCTTCGCCGCCATCGAAATCTGGAGAGCATGTGGGTCGGCCAATCCCACGTCTTCTACTGACATGCGGACTACACGCCGGGCAATGTAGAGCGGGTCCTCACCAGCTTCCAGCATGCGCGCCAGCCAGTAGAGCGCGGCGTCGGGATCGCTGTTGCGAACCGACTTGTGCAAAGCGGAGATGAGGTTATAGTGCTCCTCTCCTGCTTTGTCGTAACGCAGAATGCGCTTCTGAAGCGCTGATTCCACGATGGCGTCGGTGATGACGTCGGAGTTTGTGTCCTTCGCGAGCGTGGATGCAATCTCAAGCACGTTGTACCCGGATCGCGCGTCGCCGCTTGAATACGCAGCGATCTTCGCGAGGGCACTTGGCTCCGCGGTAAGCCGCAACTCGCCTAGCCCGCGTTCCTCATCTGCCAGCGCACGTTGCAGCAGCATCACGATCTGTTCTTCAGTCAGTGGGTTCAGGACATACACGCGGCAGCGCGACAGCAATGCGGAGATGATCTCGAATGAGGGATTTTCGGTCGTAGCGCCTATCAGCCGAATGTTGCCCTTCTCCACGTGAGGAAGAAACGCGTCCTGCTGCGCCTTATTGAAACGGTGAATCTCGTCAACGAACACGATCGTTCGCGTGCCGTATTGCCGGGCCTTCTCGGCCTCAGCCATCACCTGCTTGATTTCCTTAATTCCTGACAATACGGCCGAGAACTCGATGAACTCAGCACGCGTGACGCCCGCGATAATGTGCGCGAGCGTGGTTTTACCGACACCCGGCGGTCCCCAGAAGATGATGGAGCCTGCATCGTCGCGCTCGATCTGCACGCGCAACGGCTTGCCCGGCGCGAGAATGTGCTGCTGCCCCACGAATTCGTCGAGCGTGCGCGGGCGCATACGGTCCGCCAGCGGACGTGATTTGTCCACCGGTTCAGGCAGGTTCGGAGCAGTGTTGAAGAGGCTCATTTAGCCCGTTGCCTCTGCGCTTCATACAGGATTACCGATGCCGCGATGGCTGCATTCAATGACTCAACCCGATCCGAGTGGGGCACCCGGATAAACTCGTCGGCCAGTTCAATGTATTCACGCGGAACGCCGGCGCCCTCACTTCCCACGAGAATGGCGATACCCCCATCCAAATCCACTTCCTCAATGGATCTTCCCTTGTGAGAAGAGGTCGCAACCACCCGGATGCCGTGACTTTTTAGGTTGGATATGGACTCTGCTGTTGCGTGTAGAGTCGGTATCCGGAAACTCGATCCCGCCGACGCTCGGATCACTTTCGGATTAAACTCGCTGACGGTCCTGTCTCCCAAAAGGATGCCGGT is part of the Terriglobales bacterium genome and encodes:
- a CDS encoding transglycosylase SLT domain-containing protein — protein: MFSWRKIRLRPTRIHASLLRASLFLFLGLTVLPSVQAGDRITAIRDENGRTVYVNDESAPVRPTKASARTAPRSSARYVYWSNAERRWIPVKRPSYAALTAARSAAAEVQSYVSSQPKGRGASDNPNYRTLATGYQVSSAEIDRAIEEAAQKHNVDPNLVRAIVKVESNFNSRAVSRKGAMGLMQLMPATARSLNVTNPFDPKQNVEAGVRHLKELLANNNGDVPLSLAAYNAGQGAVNRNNGVPPYRETRDYVKRITELYWNGAPGRFFTSTAAPIRISRNPNGVLRITNTE
- a CDS encoding response regulator; translated protein: MSIQILVVDDHEAHRYAMGKILQNAGYEVILAKDGEEALDLASQHAPQVVLLDINMPGINGYQVCRQIKSDERTKHAAVIFHTGTEATSIARSQAESVGASAFLTYPISTDHLLSVVEGAAARFRK
- a CDS encoding dihydrofolate reductase family protein; its protein translation is MREFQVLFDDGEPSSIESDVLRPYGRLGFPAPPEGRPWIYANFVQSMDGITSLLGRHGSGGDISQSSEDRWLMDVLRAHADAVIMGLNTLVHERVYMGNPRGPVFRIANAEVQELRKILGRVKFKNVFVTNSANLELADFRVFDSEEVDAFVVTTTAGASRLRAQRHPMVTIIESGEWPRVDLQRMVRLLREQLGIRYLLCEGGPTFYGSMAKAGLIDEKFVTVAPVEVGQAAPPEQEMAEFDKTRLRPNTFTGPGFTKEKMSRWKWLSCRKAGDHEFNRYRLLRNL
- a CDS encoding APC family permease; amino-acid sequence: MGSTAPPNSPSSDRVRIVVATSVMLTFISYWRAAAVILNDLGSSAFYAGGIAEQAIGKTAPWFIIGVMLFSFAVRAVYVESCSMFVRGGVYRIVKEAIGGGFAKAAVSALMFDYVLTGPISGVSAGQYLGGLLNELLAYADSVGFIPPSIHQAFGGTPQVPVNWVAVTLAAIVTIYYWWQNIKGIEESSEKALRVMQITTVMVVILLSWAGITLLIRKDWQLPPAPIPSNLNFAEHALGFLSGSDIWKLFPLIGIMMAFGHSVLAMSGEESLAQVYREIAHPKLKNLKRTALIIAIYSFIFTGIVSLLAVMLIPDAVRVPVYKDNLIAGLAMYLVGPQFLKILFRVFVVFVGFLILSGAINTAIVGSNGVLNRVSEDGVLTDWFRKPHKRYGTSYRNINMVVIFQLIIIFVSRGDVYLLGEAYAFGVMWSFVFNSTSMLLLRFKYKGERGWKVPPNFKIGNFEVPVGLASVCFVLVSTAIINLFTKSVATVSGLIFAGVFFAIFTISEKVNKRKHADAERQMREHFQLLHRDNVATDSVGVRPNNVLVAVRDYNAMYHLLWALQHTDTDKDDIVVMSARISRFGTGTSDLAMEQIFSDYEQTLFTRAVSVAEKAGKRISLLVVPARDPWSAIVQTANAMQSSAVIIGLSSRMSSQEQAFNLGRAWEAAPEPKRQFVLQVVRPDISVDTFRIGPHAPTMKSEDVHLVHRLWLSITKERGMDRVHHSDVVTLALTRFARDYTGRDRDDILRELKHDGGRAQTPSLPDEGPTLTAEPPSPDEETDKHKRPPSSNRPF
- the lnt gene encoding apolipoprotein N-acyltransferase is translated as MQIAPVTNQNANAAERSFELRNVRGWIPWTLAFFSGVLQVLIFPLPNWTFLCWVALAPLFAAALLAGNRYSGRPLRAAMHGFLVAWVSGITFYAGSCYWVYHVMFLYGGLSAPLAGGVLVLFCLYVGLVHGIFGALLAFMASRAGWGIRALLLAPFFWVAAELFRARVIAFPWDLLGTVLVDNIPMSRIATVTGVYGLSFEVALMNATFIGILLMNRKRRTLGLAAFIFMFGILETGSFLPAPESTSSGTARIVQQNLPLNLDWTPEFYEQTLADLKKLSIMQPGEGMPGDPLPDLVVWPESPAPFFENEPRYRQTLSDIARESRAYVLAGMLGTRHGTEPAQELFNSAELIDPSGEWIARYDKIHLVPFGEYVPLQNLLSFAKKLTKEVGNFVPGTERMVLPVHTYKLGIFICYESIFPDEVRLFARDGAGLLVNISNDGWFGNTAAPMQHLRMARMRAIENNRWVVRSTNTGVSGSIDPLGRVVKQLRRNVRVGLDVPYGVITSTTFYTRHGDWFAWTCAIISIGALFLRSPFRTGVST